The Liolophura sinensis isolate JHLJ2023 chromosome 6, CUHK_Ljap_v2, whole genome shotgun sequence genomic sequence AAAATGTCACAATATAGTGTAAACATTTTATATCAGGGTGCAACAACTTGACACCAGGATACAACAGCTTGACATCAAGATGAAACAACTTGGCATCAGGGTGCAACTTGACATCAGGGTACGGCGACTTGACATCAGGGTACGGCGACTTGACATCAAAGTACGGCGACTTGACATCAGAATGTAACAACTTGACATCAGAATGCAACAACTTGGCATCGTGGTGCAACAACTTGACATTAAGATGGAACAACTTGACATCAAGGCACGGCAATTTGACATCAGGATGCGACAACTTGGCATCAGGATATGGAAACTTGACATTTGAATGAGACACCTTGGAATCATGGTGTAACAACTTGGCATAAGGATATGGCAGCTGGACATCATGGTGCAACAACTTATCAGCATGCATCAACTTGGCATCAGGATATGGCAACTTGACATCAGAATGCAACAACTTGGCATCAGGATATGGCAGCTTGACATTAAGATACATGAGCTTAGCATCAGGGCACCTCAACTAAATATCAGGATACGTCATCTTGATATCAGAGCACAATAATTTGGCATCAGGGTAAAAAAATTGACATCAGGGCACTTCATTGCttcagtcagtgttttattttaactaccTAAGATTCTCTTTCAACTCTTCTTTCAAGATGGGGAAGGTGTGTAACAGGCGAAATAACGGCTCCGATCACACTGTCTACTTAAACGATATACAGGCATTAGAACGCTGAAATTCCACGTTGATCTACTTTGAGGCATAGCTAATGTTAGATTTTGAGATTttctgtggtgtttttt encodes the following:
- the LOC135467048 gene encoding neuroblast differentiation-associated protein AHNAK-like, whose protein sequence is MYLNVKLPYPDAKLLHSDVKLPYPDAKLMHADKLLHHDVQLPYPYAKLLHHDSKVSHSNVKFPYPDAKLSHPDVKLPCLDVKLFHLNVKLLHHDAKLLHSDVKLLHSDVKSPYFDVKSPYPDVKSPYPDVKLHPDAKLFHLDVKLLYPGVKLLHPDIKCLHYIVTFY